Proteins from a genomic interval of Orbaceae bacterium lpD02:
- the mukF gene encoding chromosome partition protein MukF: protein MTDFSQSVPELVAWAKKNDFSITLPAERLAFLLAIAALNGERFDGEMSEAELIDAFRHVSKVFAQSQDTITLRANNAINDLVRQRLINRFTSDMTDGLAIYRITPLGIGITDYYIRQREFSSLRLSIQLSIVAQELKRAADAALEGGDELHWHRNVFAPLKYSVAEIFDSIDMTQRIMDEQQTEVKQSIADLLSQDWQSAITSCEGLLSETSTALRELQDTLEAAGDKLQASLFLIQDATLNDTSLDKVNQVVIDLQTKLDRIMGWGQQTIDLWIGYDRHVHKFIRTAIDLDKNRVFSQRLRRSIQSYFDMPWALTFANAERLLDMRDEELSIQDTDVMGELPTELEFEDIEHIQEHIIAHIEQNLQVFKEQQRPLDIASSIHSYLAQFPREQHFDVARLFIDQAIRLGVANADLAGIPTQWKPINDYGAKVQAHVINSY, encoded by the coding sequence ATGACTGATTTTTCCCAATCAGTGCCAGAACTGGTCGCTTGGGCAAAAAAGAACGATTTCTCTATCACTTTGCCAGCAGAACGTCTTGCGTTTTTGTTGGCTATTGCCGCACTAAATGGTGAACGGTTTGATGGTGAAATGAGTGAGGCCGAACTCATCGATGCCTTTCGCCATGTAAGTAAGGTTTTTGCTCAAAGCCAAGATACGATTACACTAAGGGCGAACAATGCGATTAATGATTTAGTTCGCCAACGTTTGATTAATCGTTTTACTAGCGATATGACTGATGGACTGGCCATTTATCGAATAACGCCGCTCGGTATTGGTATTACTGATTATTATATTCGCCAGAGGGAATTTTCTTCCTTGCGGCTATCAATTCAATTATCAATTGTCGCACAAGAGCTAAAGCGTGCTGCTGATGCTGCGCTAGAAGGTGGTGATGAACTGCACTGGCACCGTAATGTTTTTGCGCCGCTAAAATATTCTGTTGCTGAAATTTTTGATAGTATTGATATGACGCAACGGATCATGGATGAGCAGCAAACAGAGGTTAAACAAAGTATTGCTGATTTACTCAGTCAAGATTGGCAATCGGCAATTACCAGCTGTGAAGGACTATTATCTGAAACGTCTACAGCATTAAGAGAGCTACAAGATACCCTCGAAGCTGCTGGAGATAAGTTGCAAGCAAGTCTATTTTTAATTCAAGACGCTACCCTCAATGACACTTCATTAGACAAAGTCAACCAAGTTGTTATTGACTTACAGACTAAGCTTGATCGCATCATGGGGTGGGGGCAACAAACGATTGATTTATGGATTGGTTATGATCGTCATGTGCATAAATTTATTCGTACAGCGATTGATTTAGATAAAAATCGGGTTTTTTCGCAGCGGCTAAGACGCTCAATTCAAAGTTATTTTGATATGCCATGGGCATTAACCTTTGCCAACGCTGAGCGTCTACTTGATATGCGTGATGAGGAGCTAAGCATACAAGATACTGACGTAATGGGTGAGTTACCGACGGAACTCGAGTTCGAGGATATTGAGCATATTCAAGAACATATCATTGCTCATATTGAACAAAATCTACAGGTATTTAAAGAGCAACAGCGCCCGCTCGATATAGCTAGTTCAATTCACAGTTATTTAGCGCAATTCCCTCGTGAGCAGCATTTTGATGTGGCACGTTTATTTATTGATCAGGCGATTCGTTTAGGGGTCGCAAATGCTGATTTAGCTGGTATTCCTACGCAATGGAAGCCGATTAACGATTATGGAGCTAAGGTACAAGCGCATGTCATCAATTCATACTGA
- the mukB gene encoding chromosome partition protein MukB, translating into MIGHGKFHSLTLVNWNGFFARTFELNELVTTLSGGNGAGKSTTMAAFVTALIPDLTLLHFRNTTEAGATGGSRDKGLHGKLRPGVCYSLLDVINSRNQRIICGVRLQQIAGRDKKVDIKPFIIQGIENSIAPTDLVTERVNDRQARILSLAELKDKLENIEGIVFKQFNSISDYHSLMFDFGVLPKRLRSSSDRSKYYRLIEASLYGGISSAITRSLRDYLLPENSGVRKAFQDMEAALRENRMTLEAIRVTQSDRDLFKHLITESTNYVAADYMRHSNERRVHIESVLGLRKDLFSTKQQLTDNQYRHVEMAKELQENNEAQAGLEVDYQAANDHLNLVQTAFRQQEKIDHYQIDIDELNEKLIEQTEIVEQANEQYLTYQEQAEATEQEVDEIKTQLADYQQALDVQQTRAIQYQQALQALDNAKKLCQLPKLVADDADQQLAIFAEKEAEITEIVLQLEQKLSVADAAVNQFDRAYQLVVKLVGEVTRSEAWQAARDELKAWPSQSYQAQKADSLQLQLNELEQRFFEQKAAEELLSQFCKRIGHKVNYDDLDELKQTLEATLDENILTANESSEKRIAIRQELEQIQVKIADYRQKAPSWLKAQDALIALAEQADTSLSSSGQVTEHMQKLLEQERSLIVERDRVIFRRDQLDELISQLNQPNGADDSRLSHLAERFNGVLLSEIYEDVTIDDAPFFSALYGPSRQAIVVPDLALVKSQLDNLDDCPDDLYFIEGDPASFDDNVFESEELTNAVLVKSGDRQWRYSRFPQVPLFGRAAREKHLDKLIDERDQLHERYANLSFDLQKIQRIEHNFSQFIGQHLAIAFEADPEAESQKLSARRNEIERESNNQQTVDKQNQQQVNDLKEQLTLLNKLTAHLHLLADDDLADRVDELREQLAEAQDAVNYVNKNQKIITELEPLVAILQSDPEQNESLQQNYSEIKLKQREVKQQVFALTEVVQRRAHFSYTDSVSILGENSDLNDTLRKRLETVEKNRISARNNMRQYQEQYNQYNQTLASLKSAFDTKRDMLNDLKKEIEQIGVKTDAITEERARLRRDEIHQKVNQNRQLCSSLEKQLVMCENEMTQLNKKLRQVEKDYQVLREQVVEAKAGWCLVLRLVKDNSVERRLHRRELAYLSADELRSMSDKALGSLRLAVADNEHLRDVLRLSEDPKRPERKIQFYIAVYGHLRERIRQDIVKTNDPIEAIEQMEIELSRLTEELTSREQQLAISSISVANIIRKTIQREQNRIRMLNQGLQAVAFGQVHGVRLNVNIREAHVTLLSALADEHNEHQDLFSNNRITFSEALAKLYQRLNPQIDMGQRTAQTIGEELLDYRNYLELDVEVHRGADGWLRAESGALSTGEAIGTGMSILLMVIQSWEEESKRLRSKDIVPCRLLFLDEAARLDAKSIATLFELCEKLEMQLIIAAPENISPEKGTTYKLVRKVVDNNEFVHVVGLKGFA; encoded by the coding sequence ATGATAGGTCACGGTAAATTTCACTCATTAACACTGGTAAACTGGAATGGCTTTTTTGCCCGCACTTTTGAACTTAACGAGCTTGTTACTACCTTATCAGGCGGTAACGGCGCGGGTAAATCAACCACGATGGCCGCTTTTGTTACGGCATTAATTCCTGATTTAACATTATTACATTTTAGAAATACAACCGAAGCTGGGGCAACAGGCGGCTCTCGTGATAAAGGACTGCATGGTAAACTTCGTCCAGGTGTTTGTTATTCATTACTTGACGTAATTAATTCGCGCAACCAGCGAATTATTTGCGGTGTAAGATTGCAGCAAATTGCAGGACGAGATAAAAAAGTTGACATTAAGCCATTTATTATTCAGGGCATCGAAAATAGTATTGCGCCAACTGATTTAGTCACTGAACGCGTTAATGATCGCCAAGCTCGAATTTTGTCATTAGCTGAGTTAAAAGATAAATTAGAAAATATTGAAGGCATTGTTTTTAAACAGTTTAATTCAATTAGTGATTACCACTCATTAATGTTTGATTTTGGTGTCTTACCTAAGCGTCTGCGTTCTTCATCTGATCGGAGTAAATATTATCGTTTAATTGAAGCGTCATTATATGGTGGCATATCAAGCGCGATTACCCGCTCTCTGCGTGATTATTTATTGCCAGAAAATAGCGGTGTGCGTAAGGCTTTCCAAGATATGGAAGCTGCACTTCGCGAAAACCGCATGACGCTTGAAGCGATTAGAGTAACTCAGTCTGATCGTGATCTATTTAAACACTTGATCACAGAATCAACCAACTATGTTGCGGCTGATTATATGCGTCACTCTAACGAAAGGCGCGTACATATTGAGTCAGTATTAGGGCTGCGTAAGGACTTATTTAGTACCAAGCAACAATTAACCGATAATCAATATCGCCATGTTGAGATGGCGAAAGAGTTACAAGAGAATAACGAAGCTCAAGCTGGTCTTGAAGTCGATTATCAAGCGGCAAATGATCACCTAAACTTGGTGCAAACCGCATTTCGTCAGCAAGAAAAAATTGATCATTACCAAATCGATATCGATGAACTTAATGAAAAATTAATCGAACAGACCGAAATCGTTGAGCAAGCTAATGAGCAGTATTTAACTTATCAAGAGCAAGCTGAAGCGACGGAACAAGAAGTTGATGAAATTAAAACCCAATTAGCGGATTATCAGCAAGCGCTTGACGTTCAACAAACACGAGCGATCCAATATCAACAAGCGCTGCAAGCATTAGACAATGCTAAAAAGCTATGTCAGTTACCAAAATTAGTTGCAGATGATGCAGATCAACAATTGGCTATTTTTGCTGAAAAAGAAGCGGAAATTACCGAGATAGTTTTACAGTTAGAACAAAAACTCAGTGTTGCCGATGCTGCGGTTAATCAATTTGACCGAGCTTACCAACTGGTGGTCAAATTAGTTGGCGAAGTAACACGAAGTGAGGCATGGCAAGCGGCTCGTGATGAATTAAAAGCTTGGCCTTCGCAAAGCTATCAAGCACAGAAAGCAGATAGTTTACAATTGCAGCTCAATGAGCTTGAACAGCGATTTTTTGAGCAAAAAGCCGCGGAAGAGTTATTAAGTCAGTTTTGTAAACGTATCGGTCATAAAGTTAATTATGACGATCTTGATGAACTCAAACAAACATTAGAAGCGACACTGGACGAAAACATATTAACCGCTAATGAGTCGAGTGAAAAACGTATTGCCATTCGTCAAGAATTAGAACAAATTCAAGTTAAAATTGCCGATTATCGCCAAAAAGCACCAAGCTGGCTCAAAGCGCAAGATGCATTAATCGCACTCGCTGAACAAGCCGACACGTCACTCAGTTCAAGCGGGCAAGTGACTGAACATATGCAAAAATTGTTAGAGCAAGAACGTAGCCTAATTGTTGAGCGAGATCGGGTCATCTTTCGTCGTGACCAGCTTGATGAACTTATCAGCCAACTTAACCAACCAAATGGTGCCGATGATAGTCGTTTAAGTCATCTTGCAGAACGATTTAATGGTGTACTGCTATCTGAAATTTATGAAGATGTAACGATTGATGATGCGCCGTTCTTCTCTGCGCTTTATGGACCATCACGACAAGCAATTGTTGTCCCTGATCTCGCATTAGTGAAAAGCCAATTAGATAATTTAGATGACTGCCCTGATGATCTCTACTTTATTGAAGGGGATCCGGCATCATTTGATGATAACGTGTTTGAAAGTGAAGAGTTAACCAATGCGGTATTAGTTAAATCAGGTGACAGGCAATGGCGTTATTCGCGCTTTCCGCAAGTGCCACTATTTGGTAGAGCTGCGCGTGAAAAGCACTTAGACAAATTAATCGATGAACGTGATCAATTGCATGAACGTTATGCTAACCTATCATTTGATTTACAAAAAATACAGCGTATTGAACACAATTTTAGTCAGTTTATTGGTCAACATTTGGCCATCGCTTTTGAGGCTGATCCTGAAGCTGAAAGTCAAAAATTGTCAGCTAGGCGTAATGAAATCGAGCGTGAATCGAATAATCAACAAACTGTAGATAAGCAAAATCAACAACAAGTTAACGATTTAAAAGAGCAGTTAACACTATTAAACAAGTTGACGGCTCATTTGCATCTCTTAGCGGATGACGACTTAGCTGATAGGGTTGATGAATTGCGCGAGCAGCTAGCTGAGGCGCAAGATGCGGTAAATTACGTTAATAAAAATCAAAAAATTATTACTGAACTTGAACCATTGGTTGCAATACTGCAAAGCGACCCTGAGCAAAATGAAAGCCTACAGCAAAACTACAGCGAGATTAAACTTAAACAGCGTGAAGTTAAGCAACAAGTATTTGCATTAACCGAAGTGGTACAGCGTCGCGCTCATTTTAGCTATACTGATTCAGTAAGTATACTTGGTGAAAATTCTGATCTTAATGATACGTTACGCAAACGACTTGAAACCGTTGAGAAAAATCGTATTAGCGCGCGTAACAATATGCGTCAATACCAAGAACAATATAACCAATACAACCAGACATTAGCCTCGCTTAAAAGTGCCTTTGATACTAAGCGTGACATGCTTAATGACCTGAAAAAAGAGATCGAACAAATCGGTGTAAAAACCGATGCAATCACGGAAGAGCGGGCACGTTTACGCCGTGATGAAATTCACCAAAAAGTGAACCAAAATCGCCAATTATGTTCATCATTAGAAAAACAATTGGTTATGTGTGAAAATGAAATGACGCAATTAAATAAAAAATTGCGTCAAGTTGAGAAAGACTACCAAGTATTACGTGAACAAGTTGTTGAAGCCAAAGCCGGCTGGTGTTTGGTGTTGCGTTTAGTTAAAGATAACAGCGTCGAGCGTCGTTTACATCGCCGTGAGTTAGCCTATTTAAGTGCTGATGAATTACGTTCGATGTCGGATAAAGCATTAGGATCATTAAGACTTGCCGTTGCAGATAACGAACACTTACGTGATGTATTACGGTTATCTGAAGATCCAAAAAGACCAGAGCGCAAAATTCAGTTTTACATTGCAGTGTATGGGCATTTACGTGAGCGTATTAGACAAGACATTGTTAAGACCAACGATCCGATTGAAGCCATTGAACAGATGGAAATAGAGCTGTCTCGATTAACCGAAGAGTTAACGTCGCGTGAGCAACAATTAGCGATTAGCTCAATAAGCGTCGCTAATATTATCCGTAAAACGATTCAACGTGAACAAAACCGTATTCGAATGCTTAATCAAGGTTTACAAGCGGTTGCATTTGGGCAGGTTCATGGCGTGCGCTTAAATGTTAATATTCGTGAAGCGCATGTTACATTACTTAGCGCTTTAGCCGATGAGCACAATGAACATCAAGATCTGTTTAGTAATAATAGAATCACTTTTTCTGAAGCTTTGGCTAAACTATATCAGCGTTTAAACCCGCAAATTGATATGGGGCAGCGCACCGCTCAAACTATTGGTGAAGAGCTACTTGATTACCGCAATTATTTAGAGCTTGACGTTGAAGTTCACCGTGGTGCAGATGGTTGGTTGCGTGCCGAAAGTGGTGCACTATCAACCGGTGAAGCAATTGGTACAGGGATGTCAATCTTATTAATGGTTATTCAAAGTTGGGAAGAGGAATCTAAGCGATTACGCAGTAAAGATATCGTACCGTGTCGTTTACTATTCTTGGATGAAGCGGCCCGCCTCGATGCTAAATCAATTGCTACGCTATTTGAGCTTTGTGAAAAGCTAGAAATGCAGCTGATTATTGCCGCACCAGAAAACATTAGCCCTGAAAAAGGGACAACCTACAAGCTTGTTCGAAAGGTTGTCGACAACAATGAATTTGTACATGTTGTTGGTTTAAAAGGCTTTGCCTAG
- the yaaA gene encoding peroxide stress protein YaaA: protein MITVISPAKTLDYDTPVSLAEHTTPALIDCTQKLIKSCKRLTTKEIADLMNISPKLAELNYQRFQNWHPNFSLKNARQAIFAFKGDVYEGLNMEDFNQHEINFAQQHLRILSGLYGLLKPLDLMLPYRLEMGTKLKNGNHTNLYQFWTDIITDQLNQQLAEQNSHLLINLASNEYFKAVNQKKLNANIINPMFLDESKGQYKIISFYAKKARGLMSRYIIKNELNQQNDIQSFDLAGYKFDKHQSINNKWIFVRSEKQAELYKQSQN, encoded by the coding sequence ATGATTACAGTTATTTCACCGGCTAAAACATTGGATTATGATACCCCTGTCAGCCTAGCTGAACATACGACTCCAGCGCTTATAGACTGCACGCAAAAATTGATTAAATCCTGTAAAAGACTAACTACAAAAGAGATTGCCGACTTAATGAATATTAGCCCCAAGTTGGCAGAATTAAATTATCAACGTTTTCAAAACTGGCACCCTAATTTTAGCCTCAAAAATGCTCGCCAAGCAATTTTTGCTTTTAAGGGAGATGTATATGAAGGGCTAAATATGGAAGATTTTAACCAGCATGAAATCAACTTTGCACAACAGCATTTGCGTATTTTATCGGGTTTATATGGTTTACTAAAACCACTGGATCTTATGCTCCCTTATCGATTGGAAATGGGCACTAAACTGAAAAACGGTAATCACACTAATCTTTACCAGTTTTGGACAGATATTATTACTGATCAGCTTAATCAGCAGTTAGCTGAGCAAAATAGCCACTTATTAATTAACCTTGCATCTAATGAGTATTTTAAAGCGGTTAATCAGAAGAAACTTAACGCTAATATCATTAATCCTATGTTTTTAGATGAAAGCAAAGGGCAGTATAAAATTATTAGTTTTTATGCCAAAAAAGCACGAGGACTAATGAGTCGCTATATTATAAAAAATGAACTTAATCAGCAGAATGATATTCAATCATTTGACCTAGCTGGCTATAAATTTGATAAGCACCAATCTATTAACAATAAGTGGATATTTGTGCGTAGTGAAAAGCAGGCGGAATTATATAAACAAAGCCAAAACTAA
- the yjeH gene encoding L-methionine/branched-chain amino acid transporter — protein sequence MSELKKELGLLQGVGLLSTSLLGTGVFAIPAIVAQMAGQDGLWAWPVLLILVFPIAIIFAELGKHYPHAGGVAYFIAKAFNIHLGRVTSWSFLSVIPFGLPAGLYIATGFWRSLFNLSTEGELFAQIITLVLIWVIGSFGAAASGWIQSVIALLIIGLVMAICFASSPSVLTVEWPNITDIKMAPIISALAVMFWCFVGLEAFVHLSTEFKRPEKDFPKALILGLILAGFIYWACTAAVIFFAPNAIVATTALPQIIATLFGTQALWLFCIIGYLACFASINIYCQSFARLVWTQAEIDYPHSPFAKLSSRQSPTNALSLVLLLSLFFLLLIHFFTIPLNSLLEYANGVFVLIYLLAMISAIKLLTGKLRILAIVCALVCMGLLLVIGYKSLYAIGIFILFWFLAKKVNKNIN from the coding sequence ATGAGCGAATTAAAAAAAGAATTGGGATTACTACAAGGGGTTGGTTTATTATCTACCTCTTTACTTGGCACCGGGGTATTTGCTATTCCCGCTATTGTAGCGCAAATGGCCGGTCAAGATGGTTTATGGGCATGGCCTGTACTGTTAATTTTAGTTTTTCCGATAGCGATTATTTTTGCTGAACTCGGTAAACACTATCCTCATGCTGGCGGTGTTGCTTATTTTATTGCTAAAGCATTTAATATACACTTAGGTCGAGTTACCAGTTGGTCATTTTTATCCGTCATCCCATTTGGCCTACCTGCTGGGCTTTATATTGCTACAGGATTTTGGCGTTCACTTTTTAATTTATCGACAGAAGGTGAACTATTCGCGCAAATTATTACGTTAGTTTTGATTTGGGTAATTGGTTCATTTGGCGCTGCCGCGAGTGGTTGGATACAATCAGTCATAGCACTTTTAATCATTGGGTTGGTAATGGCAATTTGCTTTGCATCATCACCATCAGTATTGACTGTTGAATGGCCGAACATCACTGATATTAAAATGGCACCTATTATAAGCGCATTAGCTGTTATGTTTTGGTGTTTTGTTGGTCTTGAGGCATTTGTACATTTATCAACTGAATTTAAACGACCAGAAAAAGATTTCCCTAAGGCATTAATTTTAGGGCTTATTCTAGCTGGTTTTATTTACTGGGCATGTACAGCCGCAGTGATTTTTTTTGCACCTAATGCGATTGTTGCTACGACAGCATTACCGCAGATTATTGCAACATTATTTGGCACACAGGCATTATGGCTATTTTGTATTATTGGTTATCTGGCCTGTTTTGCATCGATTAACATTTACTGCCAAAGTTTTGCAAGGCTCGTTTGGACCCAAGCGGAAATTGATTATCCTCATAGCCCTTTTGCTAAGTTATCAAGTAGGCAGTCACCCACTAATGCCTTAAGTTTAGTGCTTTTATTAAGTCTATTTTTTCTACTATTAATTCATTTTTTCACTATCCCACTTAATAGTTTGTTGGAATATGCCAACGGAGTATTTGTGTTGATTTATCTTTTAGCAATGATATCGGCAATCAAATTGCTCACAGGCAAATTGCGAATACTTGCTATTGTTTGCGCGTTGGTTTGTATGGGGCTGCTTTTAGTAATCGGTTACAAAAGTTTGTATGCGATAGGTATTTTTATTCTATTTTGGTTTCTTGCTAAAAAAGTTAATAAAAATATTAACTAG
- a CDS encoding YccJ family protein: MNSTKKALHEIKAWANLRQTSLEIAEAIFELANYDDAVAEKIWEEGRDEVLPLAFAKTDADKLFWGEQTIERKNV, translated from the coding sequence ATGAATTCGACCAAAAAAGCGTTACATGAGATTAAAGCATGGGCCAATCTACGTCAGACCTCGCTTGAAATTGCCGAGGCGATTTTTGAATTAGCTAATTATGATGATGCAGTGGCTGAAAAAATCTGGGAAGAAGGTCGTGATGAAGTTTTACCACTTGCTTTTGCTAAAACAGATGCTGATAAGTTATTTTGGGGCGAGCAAACCATTGAGCGCAAAAATGTGTAA
- the rnz gene encoding ribonuclease Z — protein sequence MKLFFLGTSAGTITAERNVSALVLDLIKERNSLWLFDCGEATQHQMLKAKLSIARLEKIFITHLHGDHLFGLPGVLTTRSLMQNMSPLTLYGPKGIKQFVETVVNISHSWLTYPLDIVEIDQPTELINDEQFVVNCDALNHRVACFGYRIVEKERSPKLNIEKLNADGIPNGSHLAALKLGQLVQLTDGRMINGSEYWGEIKRGRKLAILGDTMPCDAAVKLAHDVNVLVHEATQKSDLQEKANNRGHSTTHQAAEIALKSGAKKLIITHISPRYSLANNLAIVNECRQIFANTEIASDFYQVEI from the coding sequence GTGAAATTATTTTTTTTAGGTACTAGTGCCGGCACAATAACCGCTGAGCGTAATGTTTCGGCGTTGGTACTCGATTTAATTAAAGAACGCAATTCTTTATGGCTTTTTGATTGCGGTGAAGCAACTCAACATCAAATGTTAAAAGCTAAACTTAGTATTGCAAGGCTCGAAAAAATCTTCATTACCCATTTACACGGTGATCATTTATTTGGTTTGCCTGGTGTGCTCACTACTCGTTCATTAATGCAAAACATGTCACCCTTGACATTGTACGGGCCAAAAGGTATTAAGCAATTTGTTGAAACGGTAGTTAATATAAGCCATTCATGGCTAACTTATCCATTGGATATTGTCGAAATAGATCAGCCTACAGAACTTATTAATGATGAACAGTTTGTTGTTAATTGCGATGCGCTTAATCACCGAGTTGCTTGTTTTGGTTATCGCATTGTTGAAAAAGAACGTTCACCTAAACTTAATATAGAAAAATTGAACGCAGATGGGATCCCTAATGGCTCTCACTTAGCCGCACTAAAACTTGGTCAATTGGTACAACTAACTGATGGTAGAATGATTAATGGCTCGGAATATTGGGGAGAAATTAAGCGGGGTAGGAAATTAGCTATTTTAGGCGATACAATGCCTTGTGATGCCGCGGTAAAGCTTGCTCATGATGTTAATGTATTAGTTCATGAGGCAACACAAAAAAGCGATCTTCAAGAGAAAGCAAATAATCGCGGCCATTCAACCACTCATCAAGCGGCAGAAATAGCGCTAAAAAGTGGGGCAAAAAAGCTCATTATTACTCATATCAGCCCTCGTTATAGTCTGGCGAATAATCTTGCAATAGTTAATGAGTGTCGGCAGATATTTGCTAATACAGAAATTGCCAGTGATTTTTATCAAGTTGAAATTTGA
- the mukE gene encoding chromosome partition protein MukE, whose product MSSIHTEEDSILETNSSLSDVVDHIAGSSQAKLDKYMPVKLAQAIANPLFPELDSLLRSGRHIGMDELDNHVFLMDYQPELEQFYGRYNVELVRAPEGFFYLRPRSTTFIPRSVLSELDMLVGKVLCYLYLSPERLAHEGIFTLQDLYEELMSLADESKLLKLVNQRSTGSDLDKQKLYDKVKTSLNRLRRLGMVFFIIGNDSSKFRINEAIFRFGADVRSNDDMQEAQLRLIRDGEAMTIESSLSLLDSDDGESNDANEEIEE is encoded by the coding sequence ATGTCATCAATTCATACTGAAGAAGATTCTATTCTTGAGACAAATTCATCGCTTAGTGATGTGGTTGACCACATTGCGGGGTCTTCTCAAGCCAAGCTGGATAAATATATGCCAGTTAAACTCGCTCAAGCGATAGCCAACCCACTATTTCCTGAACTTGATAGTTTGTTACGTAGTGGTCGCCATATTGGCATGGATGAGCTCGATAACCATGTATTTTTAATGGATTATCAGCCTGAACTTGAGCAGTTTTATGGGCGATATAATGTTGAATTGGTTCGGGCCCCAGAAGGTTTTTTTTATTTAAGACCGCGTTCAACAACATTTATTCCGCGTTCAGTGTTATCTGAACTTGATATGTTAGTTGGCAAGGTGCTTTGCTATCTTTATCTTAGCCCTGAAAGGCTGGCACATGAAGGTATTTTTACCTTACAAGATCTATATGAAGAACTGATGTCTTTAGCCGATGAAAGTAAACTATTAAAACTGGTCAATCAACGCTCGACAGGATCAGATTTAGATAAACAAAAATTATACGACAAAGTAAAAACATCATTAAATCGCCTACGTCGTTTAGGAATGGTATTTTTTATTATTGGCAATGATAGTAGTAAATTTCGGATCAATGAAGCAATCTTCCGCTTTGGTGCTGATGTGCGTAGTAATGATGATATGCAAGAAGCTCAATTACGCCTAATTCGTGATGGTGAGGCAATGACCATTGAATCATCGTTATCATTATTGGATAGTGATGATGGTGAGAGTAATGATGCTAATGAGGAAATAGAGGAATAG